A single Sphingopyxis chilensis DNA region contains:
- a CDS encoding Lrp/AsnC family transcriptional regulator yields MTDLDPFEIKILRELQRDANQTTAQIAERVGLSVSPCWRRIDRLERDGFIRKRVAIVDRRKVGLNAHVFAQVKLNAHGRANLDEFSAAIQGFPEVLDAYVLMGTTDFMLRIVARDIDAYERFFFDQLSKLPGVQEINSTVALSEIKATTELPLGRD; encoded by the coding sequence ATGACCGATTTGGACCCGTTCGAGATAAAGATTCTCCGCGAACTGCAGCGCGACGCGAATCAAACGACGGCACAGATCGCCGAACGCGTGGGACTGTCGGTTTCGCCCTGCTGGCGCCGCATCGACCGCCTCGAACGCGACGGCTTCATCAGGAAGCGTGTCGCGATCGTCGACCGGCGCAAAGTGGGGCTCAACGCGCATGTCTTCGCGCAGGTGAAGCTCAATGCCCACGGCCGCGCCAATCTCGATGAATTCAGCGCGGCGATCCAGGGTTTTCCCGAGGTGCTCGACGCCTATGTGCTGATGGGCACGACCGATTTCATGCTGCGCATCGTCGCGCGCGACATCGACGCCTATGAGCGTTTCTTCTTCGACCAGCTCAGCAAATTGCCGGGAGTGCAGGAAATCAACTCGACAGTGGCGCTGTCCGAAATCAAGGCGACGACCGAACTGCCGTTGGGCCGGGATTGA
- a CDS encoding Leu/Phe/Val dehydrogenase → MVVRLARLAPPLECVRLYDLEAGLDGFIAIHSTALGPGAGGCRLWSYPDTSHALADAVRLAEGMSYKNALAGLPLGGAKAVLRRPEGDWDRVALFRAFGRAVEALGGLYVTAEDVGTSVEDMQEVASVSRHVAGLPSVAGRAGGDPSPWTAKGVFESMQVAAEFALGRELDGLTVAVQGTGNVGADLCRRLAAAGARLVIADVSPARRDRLAAVHGAKVVDVSEIASVDADIFAPCALGGALDRDTVAKLKAKLVCGAANNQLATPDIAGLLLERGIAYAPDYVVNAGGIINVSAEYIGEDESDVELRVAQIAPRVGDLLDRAAREGRSPAVVADEMAEEVIAGAQREAA, encoded by the coding sequence ATGGTCGTCCGTCTTGCCCGCCTGGCCCCGCCGCTCGAATGCGTGCGGCTTTATGATCTCGAAGCGGGTCTCGACGGCTTCATCGCGATTCACTCGACCGCACTGGGGCCCGGCGCGGGGGGGTGCCGGCTGTGGTCCTATCCCGACACGAGCCACGCGCTCGCCGATGCGGTGCGCCTGGCCGAGGGCATGAGTTACAAGAATGCGCTCGCCGGCTTGCCGCTGGGCGGGGCGAAGGCGGTGCTGCGGCGGCCCGAGGGCGACTGGGACCGCGTCGCCTTGTTCCGCGCCTTCGGCCGCGCGGTCGAGGCGCTGGGGGGACTCTATGTCACCGCCGAAGACGTCGGGACGTCGGTCGAGGACATGCAGGAGGTTGCCTCCGTCTCGCGCCATGTCGCGGGCTTGCCCTCGGTGGCAGGGCGCGCGGGCGGCGATCCGTCGCCCTGGACCGCGAAAGGTGTTTTCGAATCGATGCAGGTCGCGGCCGAGTTCGCGCTGGGCCGGGAACTCGACGGGCTGACCGTCGCCGTCCAGGGCACCGGCAATGTCGGCGCCGACCTGTGCCGCCGCCTTGCCGCGGCGGGCGCGCGGCTCGTGATCGCCGACGTCAGCCCGGCGCGCCGCGACCGGCTCGCGGCGGTGCATGGCGCCAAGGTGGTCGACGTATCGGAGATCGCATCGGTCGATGCCGACATATTCGCGCCCTGCGCGCTCGGCGGCGCGCTCGACCGCGACACCGTCGCGAAGCTGAAGGCAAAGCTCGTCTGCGGCGCTGCCAACAACCAGCTCGCGACCCCTGACATCGCAGGGCTGCTGCTGGAGCGCGGGATCGCCTATGCGCCCGACTATGTCGTCAATGCGGGCGGCATCATCAACGTATCGGCCGAATATATTGGCGAGGACGAAAGCGACGTCGAACTGCGTGTCGCCCAAATCGCGCCGCGAGTCGGGGATCTGCTCGATCGCGCGGCGCGCGAAGGCCGCTCGCCCGCAGTCGTCGCCGACGAAATGGCCGAGGAGGTCATCGCCGGCGCGCAGCGCGAGGCGGCCTGA